A DNA window from Synchiropus splendidus isolate RoL2022-P1 chromosome 2, RoL_Sspl_1.0, whole genome shotgun sequence contains the following coding sequences:
- the LOC128754696 gene encoding alpha-internexin-like: MSYGSEVFSSSSYRRIFGESPRYASSPSRPSMGASSRMSYRSSSASRTGSAALGYSRKSGRSFAPMPLDTIDLAQSSVVNNEFKIIRTNEKEQMQGLNDRFAMFIEKVRNLEQHNKVLETELVALRQRQAEPSRLADLYQQEIRELRSQLDELNGEKSQLLIERDNIEDDLQKLRGKYEEEFRAREEAEAALKAFKKDVDDATMVRLDLEKKVESLLDEINFLRKVHDEEVAELSDMIQAAQVSVEMEVSKPDLTSALKEIRGQYESMASKNLQSAEEWYKTKFADLSEQATRGNEAIRASREEVNEFRRQLQSRTIEIESLRGTNESLEKQLREMEERHSVEIGNYQESMGDLENDLRATKSEMARHLREYQDLLNVKMALDIEIAAYRKLLEGEETRIGTGMTYTSPAISSGPSYNYQTRVYTSSGKSSKKEGKDEDQQASKVTAKVSQREVYEETIVTTKKVEKQPEGNENQKN; encoded by the exons ATGAGCTACGGATCTGaagtcttctcctcctcctcctacagGAGGATCTTCGGGGAATCTCCCCGCTatgcctcctctccctcccgcCCATCAATGGGCGCCTCGTCACGCATGTCGTACAGGTCCTCTTCGGCGTCGCGCACCGGCTCCGCGGCGCTGGGCTACAGCAGAAAGTCCGGCCGCTCTTTTGCTCCGATGCCCCTGGACACCATCGACCTGGCCCAGAGCAGCGTCGTCAACAATGAGTTCAAGATCATCCGCACCAACGAGAAGGAGCAGATGCAGGGTCTCAACGACCGCTTCGCCATGTTCATTGAGAAAGTGCGCAACTTGGAGCAGCACAACAAAGTGCTGGAGACGGAGTTGGTGGCGCTGCGGCAGCGCCAGGCCGAACCTTCCCGCCTGGCGGACCTGTACCAGCAGGAGATCCGAGAACTACGATCCCAGCTGGATGAGCTGAACGGAGAGAAGTCCCAGCTGTTGATCGAGAGGGACAATATCGAAGACGACCTGCAGAAACTCAGGGGAAAGTATGAGGAGGAGTTCCGAGCcagggaggaggcggaggccGCCCTCAAGGCTTTCAAGAAGGACGTGGATGACGCCACCATGGTTCGCCTGGACCTGGAGAAGAAAGTGGAATCTCTCCTCGACGAGATCAACTTCCTCAGGAAGGTCCACGACGAGGAGGTGGCCGAACTGTCAGACATGATCCAGGCGGCTCAGGTGTCCGTGGAGATGGAGGTTTCCAAGCCGGACCTGACCTCCGCCCTCAAGGAGATTCGAGGTCAATACGAGTCCATGGCGTCAAAGAACCTCCAGTCTGCCGAGGAGTGGTACAAGACCAAGTTCGCCGATCTCTCCGAGCAGGCAACCCGTGGCAACGAAGCCATCCGAGCCAGCAGGGAGGAGGTCAACGAGTTCAGGAGGCAACTGCAGTCCAGAACCATCGAGATCGAGAGTTTGAGGGGAACCAACGAGTCTCTCGAGAAGCAGCTTAGGGAGATGGAGGAAAGGCACAGTGTGGAGATCGGAAACTACCAG GAGAGCATGGGGGATTTGGAGAACGATCTGAGGGCCACCAAGAGTGAGATGGCCCGTCACCTGAGGGAGTACCAGGACCTGCTGAATGTGAAGATGGCACTGGATATTGAGATTGCAGCATACAG GAAGCTGCTGGAAGGCGAGGAGACCCGCATCGGAACAGGGATGACCTACACCAGCCCAGCCATCAGCAGTGGCCCGAGCTACAACTACCAGACCCGTGTCTACACCAGCTCTGGCAAGAGCTCCAAAAAGGAAGGCAAGGATGAAGACCAGCAGGCGAGCAAGGTCACGGCCAAGGTCTCGCAACGTGAAGTGTACGAGGAGACCATCGTCACCACCAAGAAGGTGGAGAAGCAGCCGGAAGGCAatgagaatcagaaaaactaG
- the LOC128754604 gene encoding cytosolic purine 5'-nucleotidase isoform X2 has protein sequence MSFKSMFQDVRDAVDWVHFKGTLKEKTVENLEKYVVKDGKLPLLLSRMNEVAKVFLATNSDYQYTDKIMTYLFDFPHGPKPGTSHRPWKSYFDLILVDARKPVFFGEGTVLRQVDTTTGRLKIGTYTGPLQHGIVYSGGSSDIVCDLLGAKGKDIVYIGDHIFGDILKSKKRQGWRTFLVIPELAQELHVWTDKSSLFEELQGLDIFLAEQYKHLDSSSNERPDISTIQKRVKKVTHDMDMCYGMMGSLFRSGSRQTLFASQVMRYADLYAASFINLLYYPFSYLFRAAHVLMPHESTVEHAHVDIDLESPLATRNRSISIDCKEEECKRNKLTRSESEGKAPNMFPQTPQEITHCHDEDDDEEEEEEEEEEE, from the exons atgtccttcaaAAGCATGTTCCAGGATGTGCGCGACGCAGTGGACTGGGTCCACTTTAAG GGCACGCTGAAGGAGAAAACAGTGGAGAACTTGGAGAAGTATGTGGTGAAAGAT GGGAAGCTGCCTCTTCTCCTCAGTCGCATGAATGAAGTTGCCAAAGTTTTCCTGGCAACCAACAGCGACTACCAGTACACGGAT AAAATCATGACCTACTTGTTTGACTTCCCTCACGGCCCCAAG CCAGGAACCTCCCACCGGCCTTGGAAGTCTTACTTCGATCTGATCCTGGTGGACGCCCGGAAGCCTGTGTTCTTTGGGGAGGGCACGGTGCTCAGACAAGTGGACACG acaACAGGACGCCTGAAAATTGGAACGTACACTGGACCTCTGCAGCATGGCATCGTCTACTCTGGAG GTTCCTCCGACATCGTGTGCGACCTGCTGGGGGCCAAAGGGAAAGACATTGTCTACATCGGGGACCACATCTTCGGCGACATCCTCAAGTCCAAGAAGCGGCAGGGCTGGCGGACCTTCCTGGTGATCCCTGAGCTGGCGCAGGAGCTGCATGTGTGGACCGATAAGAGCT CTCTGTTTGAGGAACTCCAGGGCCTGGACATCTTCCTGGCCGAACAGTACAA ACAtctggacagcagcagcaacgaAAGACCCGACATcagcacaatccagaaaagagtCAAG AAAGTGACTCACGACATGGACATGTGCTACGGCATGATGGGAAGTCTGTTCCGCAGCGGGTCCAGGCAGACGCTGTTCGCCTCGCAGGTGATGCGATACGCCGACCTGTACGCCGCCTCCTTCATCAACCTGCTCTACTACCCCTTCAGCTACCTCTTCAGAGCGGCGCACGTCCTG ATGCCTCACGAGTCGACGGTGGAGCACGCGCACGTGGACATCGACCTGGAGTCGCCGCTGGCCACGCGGAACCGCTCCATCTCCATCGACTGCAAGGAGGAGGAGTGCAAACGCAACAAGCTGACCCGCTCTGAGAGCGAGGGCAAAGCCCCCAACATGTTCCCCCAGACTCCACAGGAGATCACGCACTGCCACGACGAGGACgacgacgaggaggaggaggaagaggaggaggaggaggagtaa
- the LOC128754604 gene encoding cytosolic purine 5'-nucleotidase isoform X1: MTTSWSDRLQNYADLPANMDGLAMKKYRREPYHRVFVNRSLAMEKIKCFGFDMDYTLAVYKSPEYESLGFELTVERLVSIGYPQELLSFVYDPAFPTRGLVFDTIYGNLLKVDAYGNILVCVHGFHFVRGPEIRERYPNKFIQRDDTERFYILNTLFNLPETYLFACLVDFFSNCDRYTSCDTGFKDGDLFMSFKSMFQDVRDAVDWVHFKGTLKEKTVENLEKYVVKDGKLPLLLSRMNEVAKVFLATNSDYQYTDKIMTYLFDFPHGPKPGTSHRPWKSYFDLILVDARKPVFFGEGTVLRQVDTTTGRLKIGTYTGPLQHGIVYSGGSSDIVCDLLGAKGKDIVYIGDHIFGDILKSKKRQGWRTFLVIPELAQELHVWTDKSSLFEELQGLDIFLAEQYKHLDSSSNERPDISTIQKRVKKVTHDMDMCYGMMGSLFRSGSRQTLFASQVMRYADLYAASFINLLYYPFSYLFRAAHVLMPHESTVEHAHVDIDLESPLATRNRSISIDCKEEECKRNKLTRSESEGKAPNMFPQTPQEITHCHDEDDDEEEEEEEEEEE, encoded by the exons ATGACGACATCATGGAGCGACAGACTACAGAACTATGCAGACTTGCCTGCCAACATGGATGGACTTGCCATGAAAAAATACAGGAGAGAGCCATATCATCG AGTATTCGTCAACAGAAGCCTGGCCATGGAGAAGATCAAGTGTTTTGGCTTCGACATGGATTACACTTTGGCAG TGTACAAGTCACCAGAGTACGAGTCCCTGGGCTTTGAACTCACAGTGGAACGGCTTGTGTCCATCGGTTACCCTCAAGAGCTGCTCAGCTTCGTCTACGACCCAGCGTTTCCCACCAG GGGTCTTGTCTTTGACACCATATATGGAAACCTGTTGAAGGTGGATGCTTATGGAAATATTCTGGTCTGTGTCCATGGATTCCATTTTGTTCGAGG CCCAGAGATCCGGGAACGGTACCCAAACAAATTCATCCAGAGGGATGATACAGAGCGCTTTTATATCCTCAACACACTCTTCAACCTGCCAG AAACCTACCTCTTCGCCTGCCTGGTGGATTTCTTCTCCAACTGTGACAGATACACAAG CTGTGACACCGGCTTTAAGGACGGGgacctcttcatgtccttcaaAAGCATGTTCCAGGATGTGCGCGACGCAGTGGACTGGGTCCACTTTAAG GGCACGCTGAAGGAGAAAACAGTGGAGAACTTGGAGAAGTATGTGGTGAAAGAT GGGAAGCTGCCTCTTCTCCTCAGTCGCATGAATGAAGTTGCCAAAGTTTTCCTGGCAACCAACAGCGACTACCAGTACACGGAT AAAATCATGACCTACTTGTTTGACTTCCCTCACGGCCCCAAG CCAGGAACCTCCCACCGGCCTTGGAAGTCTTACTTCGATCTGATCCTGGTGGACGCCCGGAAGCCTGTGTTCTTTGGGGAGGGCACGGTGCTCAGACAAGTGGACACG acaACAGGACGCCTGAAAATTGGAACGTACACTGGACCTCTGCAGCATGGCATCGTCTACTCTGGAG GTTCCTCCGACATCGTGTGCGACCTGCTGGGGGCCAAAGGGAAAGACATTGTCTACATCGGGGACCACATCTTCGGCGACATCCTCAAGTCCAAGAAGCGGCAGGGCTGGCGGACCTTCCTGGTGATCCCTGAGCTGGCGCAGGAGCTGCATGTGTGGACCGATAAGAGCT CTCTGTTTGAGGAACTCCAGGGCCTGGACATCTTCCTGGCCGAACAGTACAA ACAtctggacagcagcagcaacgaAAGACCCGACATcagcacaatccagaaaagagtCAAG AAAGTGACTCACGACATGGACATGTGCTACGGCATGATGGGAAGTCTGTTCCGCAGCGGGTCCAGGCAGACGCTGTTCGCCTCGCAGGTGATGCGATACGCCGACCTGTACGCCGCCTCCTTCATCAACCTGCTCTACTACCCCTTCAGCTACCTCTTCAGAGCGGCGCACGTCCTG ATGCCTCACGAGTCGACGGTGGAGCACGCGCACGTGGACATCGACCTGGAGTCGCCGCTGGCCACGCGGAACCGCTCCATCTCCATCGACTGCAAGGAGGAGGAGTGCAAACGCAACAAGCTGACCCGCTCTGAGAGCGAGGGCAAAGCCCCCAACATGTTCCCCCAGACTCCACAGGAGATCACGCACTGCCACGACGAGGACgacgacgaggaggaggaggaagaggaggaggaggaggagtaa